A genomic stretch from Thauera sp. GDN1 includes:
- a CDS encoding branched-chain amino acid ABC transporter permease has translation MHERFPGLARRLPWLVLALLAAFPLLAPAFGLEYYVGFVRRVLIVAIAATSLNFILGYGGMAALGHAGFIGVGAYTVVALVEAGFSSAWLAWGGAAVVAGLAAAAIGAVSLRTRGVYFIMITLAFAQMLYYLAVSLRTWGGDDGYGIYTPLEMGAWLDGAHPQVFYWVVLAIAALVFALFSRVAHSRYGHALRGIRDNETRMVALGYPVYRLKLAGFVAAGAVAGLAGGLLASHNAFVSPGMMHWTQSALLLVMVMLGGLGRRWGAPLGVALWLTLEEALKMHTDYWHWPLGVLLLLVVFHAPQGVAALFERRAGKEAAR, from the coding sequence ATGCACGAACGCTTCCCCGGCCTCGCGCGCCGCCTGCCCTGGCTGGTGCTTGCCTTGCTCGCCGCCTTCCCGCTGCTCGCGCCGGCCTTCGGGCTGGAGTACTACGTCGGCTTCGTGCGCCGGGTGCTGATCGTCGCCATCGCCGCGACCAGCCTCAACTTCATCCTCGGCTACGGCGGCATGGCGGCGCTCGGCCATGCGGGCTTCATCGGCGTCGGCGCCTACACCGTGGTGGCGCTGGTCGAGGCGGGCTTTTCCTCGGCCTGGCTGGCCTGGGGCGGCGCGGCGGTGGTGGCCGGCCTGGCCGCGGCGGCGATCGGCGCGGTGTCGCTGCGCACGCGCGGGGTGTATTTCATCATGATCACGCTCGCCTTCGCGCAGATGCTGTACTACCTGGCGGTGTCGCTGCGCACCTGGGGCGGCGACGACGGCTACGGCATCTACACGCCGCTGGAGATGGGCGCCTGGCTCGATGGCGCGCATCCGCAGGTGTTCTACTGGGTGGTGCTGGCGATCGCGGCGCTGGTCTTCGCGCTCTTCAGCCGGGTCGCGCATTCGCGCTACGGCCATGCCTTGCGCGGCATCCGCGACAACGAGACGCGCATGGTCGCGCTCGGCTATCCGGTGTATCGCCTCAAGCTCGCCGGCTTCGTCGCCGCCGGCGCGGTCGCGGGGCTGGCCGGGGGCCTGCTCGCCAGCCACAACGCCTTCGTCAGCCCGGGGATGATGCACTGGACGCAGTCCGCGCTGCTGCTGGTGATGGTGATGCTCGGCGGGCTCGGCCGGCGCTGGGGCGCGCCGCTGGGTGTGGCGCTGTGGCTGACGCTGGAGGAAGCGCTGAAGATGCATACCGACTACTGGCACTGGCCGCTCGGCGTGTTGCTGCTGCTGGTGGTGTTCCATGCGCCGCAGGGCGTCGCCGCGCTGTTCGAGCGGCGCGCCGGCAAGGAGGCGGCGCGATGA
- a CDS encoding prenyltransferase: protein MSALHSAEPRPERFGNAFARCFAATRPAFLAVTLVGCLLGIASAHAGGVAIDVPRALLTVLLALMAHAGGNVVNDYHDALSGADDANRERLFPFTGGSRFIQNGVHSARQTALLGYGLLAAVVPGGLWLSWQAGPGLVLIGLAGLVLGWAYSAPPLKLVSRGCGELVIAACWLLVVVGADFVQRGAFDLLPVAAGLSYALLVANLLFINQFPDHDGDAASGKRTLVVRLGPQTAKWGYLLIAIVAHAWLILMVANEVLPQKTAAAALTVALAFPAGRDLLEYASRPAELAPAIKRTIAAALAHGIVLTGVLAFA from the coding sequence ATGAGCGCGCTGCATTCGGCCGAACCGCGCCCGGAGCGCTTCGGCAATGCCTTCGCGCGCTGCTTCGCCGCCACCCGGCCCGCCTTCCTGGCGGTGACCCTGGTCGGCTGCCTGCTCGGCATCGCCAGCGCCCATGCCGGCGGGGTGGCGATCGACGTCCCGCGCGCGCTGCTCACCGTGCTGCTGGCACTGATGGCCCACGCCGGCGGCAACGTGGTCAATGACTACCACGACGCGCTCAGCGGCGCCGACGATGCCAACCGCGAGCGCCTGTTCCCCTTCACCGGCGGCAGCCGCTTCATCCAGAACGGCGTGCATAGCGCGCGCCAGACCGCGCTCCTCGGCTACGGCCTGCTCGCCGCGGTGGTGCCGGGCGGGCTGTGGCTGAGCTGGCAGGCGGGGCCGGGCCTGGTGCTGATCGGGCTGGCGGGGCTGGTGCTGGGCTGGGCGTATTCGGCGCCGCCGCTCAAGCTGGTGAGCCGCGGCTGCGGCGAGCTCGTCATCGCCGCCTGCTGGCTGCTGGTGGTGGTGGGCGCGGACTTCGTGCAGCGCGGCGCCTTCGACCTGCTGCCGGTGGCGGCCGGGCTGTCCTATGCGCTGCTGGTCGCGAACCTGCTGTTCATCAACCAGTTCCCCGACCACGACGGCGACGCCGCCAGCGGCAAGCGCACCCTGGTCGTGCGCCTCGGCCCGCAGACCGCGAAGTGGGGCTACCTGCTGATCGCCATCGTCGCCCACGCCTGGCTGATCCTGATGGTCGCCAACGAGGTGCTGCCGCAGAAGACCGCCGCCGCGGCGCTGACCGTCGCCCTGGCCTTCCCCGCCGGGCGCGACCTGCTCGAGTACGCCTCGCGGCCGGCCGAGCTCGCGCCCGCGATCAAGCGCACCATCGCCGCCGCGCTGGCGCACGGGATCGTCCTGACCGGCGTGCTCGCCTTCGCCTGA
- a CDS encoding ABC transporter ATP-binding protein encodes MSAAPLLTCRGLEAGYGLSQVLFGLDFDIRAGEVVALLGRNGMGKSTTIKTLVGGLSPQRGEIHFEGTPIHGARADAIARLGVAIVPEGRQCFPNLTVREHLVAFAALRNGVAQPWTLARLYALFPRLAERAGHMGNQLSGGEQQMLAIARALSTNPRLLILDEATEGLAPVIRDEIWRCLALLKAQGQTTLVVDKYVEKLLPLADRNLILERGRIAWQGSSAELDARRELWQRYLGV; translated from the coding sequence ATGAGCGCCGCGCCGCTGCTGACTTGCCGCGGCCTGGAGGCGGGCTACGGTCTCAGCCAGGTGCTGTTCGGCCTGGACTTCGACATCCGCGCCGGCGAGGTGGTCGCGCTGCTCGGGCGCAACGGCATGGGCAAGAGCACCACGATCAAGACCCTCGTCGGCGGCCTGAGTCCGCAGCGCGGCGAGATCCACTTCGAGGGCACGCCCATCCACGGCGCGCGCGCCGACGCCATCGCCCGCCTCGGGGTGGCGATCGTCCCCGAAGGCCGGCAGTGCTTTCCCAATCTCACCGTGCGCGAGCACCTCGTCGCCTTCGCCGCCCTCCGCAACGGTGTCGCCCAGCCGTGGACGCTGGCGCGCCTGTACGCGCTGTTCCCGCGCCTGGCCGAGCGCGCCGGCCACATGGGCAACCAGCTCTCGGGCGGCGAGCAGCAGATGCTGGCGATCGCGCGCGCGCTGTCGACCAACCCGCGCCTGCTGATCCTGGACGAAGCCACCGAGGGCCTGGCGCCGGTGATCCGCGACGAGATCTGGCGCTGCCTGGCGCTGCTCAAGGCGCAGGGCCAGACCACGCTGGTGGTCGACAAGTACGTGGAAAAGCTGCTGCCGCTCGCCGACCGCAACCTGATCCTGGAGCGCGGGCGCATCGCCTGGCAGGGCAGCTCGGCCGAGCTCGACGCCCGCCGCGAGCTCTGGCAGCGCTATCTCGGCGTCTGA
- the ruvA gene encoding Holliday junction branch migration protein RuvA — MIGRITGTLLEKNPPQILVDVHGVGYEIDVPMSTFYNLPATGGAVSLHTHHVVREDGHFLFGFATDEERATFRQLLKVSGIGARMALAVLSGLSVNDLAQAVALQEAGRLVKIPGIGKKTAERLLLELRDKLGKALPSMAGVRLAAAPGAAPDAKSDILNALLALGYNEREALSAMKGLAEDVGVSDGIRQALKALSKG, encoded by the coding sequence ATGATCGGACGCATCACCGGCACCCTGCTGGAAAAGAACCCGCCGCAGATCCTCGTCGACGTGCACGGCGTCGGCTACGAGATCGACGTGCCGATGAGCACCTTCTACAACCTGCCCGCCACCGGCGGCGCGGTGAGCCTGCACACCCACCACGTGGTGCGCGAGGACGGCCACTTCCTGTTCGGCTTCGCCACCGACGAGGAGCGCGCGACCTTCCGCCAGCTGCTGAAGGTGTCGGGCATCGGTGCACGCATGGCGCTGGCGGTGCTGTCCGGGCTGTCGGTCAATGACCTCGCGCAGGCGGTGGCGCTGCAGGAGGCCGGGCGCCTGGTGAAGATCCCCGGCATCGGCAAGAAGACCGCCGAGCGCCTGCTGCTCGAGCTGCGCGACAAGCTCGGCAAGGCCCTGCCCAGCATGGCCGGCGTGCGCCTTGCCGCGGCGCCGGGCGCGGCACCCGACGCGAAGAGCGACATCCTCAACGCCCTGCTGGCGCTGGGCTACAACGAGCGCGAGGCGCTGTCCGCGATGAAGGGTCTGGCCGAGGACGTCGGCGTGTCCGACGGCATCCGCCAGGCGCTGAAGGCACTGTCGAAAGGCTGA
- the rlmH gene encoding 23S rRNA (pseudouridine(1915)-N(3))-methyltransferase RlmH has protein sequence MKLFVVAVGHRMPGWVEAGFDEFARRMPRELPLQLVEVKAEPRTSGKTVEAMMTAEAARIEAALPPRCRRVILDERGADLGTMALSRRLEAWQGEGQDVALIVGGPDGLAPQFKASAHEAIRLSSLTLPHALVRPLLAEALYRAWSVLRNHPYHRE, from the coding sequence ATGAAGCTCTTCGTCGTCGCCGTCGGCCACCGCATGCCGGGCTGGGTCGAGGCCGGCTTCGACGAGTTCGCCCGCCGCATGCCGCGCGAGCTGCCGCTGCAGCTCGTCGAGGTGAAGGCCGAGCCGCGCACCAGCGGCAAGACGGTGGAGGCGATGATGACGGCCGAGGCCGCGCGCATCGAGGCCGCGCTGCCGCCGCGCTGCCGGCGGGTGATCCTCGACGAGCGCGGCGCCGATCTCGGCACGATGGCCCTGTCGCGCCGGCTCGAGGCCTGGCAGGGCGAAGGCCAGGACGTGGCGCTGATCGTCGGCGGCCCGGACGGCCTGGCGCCGCAGTTCAAGGCCTCGGCGCACGAGGCGATCCGCCTCTCCAGCCTGACCCTGCCCCACGCCCTGGTGCGCCCGCTGCTGGCCGAGGCGCTGTACCGCGCCTGGTCGGTGCTGCGCAACCACCCCTACCACCGCGAGTAG
- a CDS encoding branched-chain amino acid ABC transporter permease codes for MDAIFVFEQLLNGLGYGLMLFLIAAGLTLVFGIMDTMNLAHGSLYMAGAYVAARVHEASASFALAVAVAVAVTVAVAAVLEVLVVRRLYRRDHLVQVLATFGIILIADDAVKAIWGVAPLLASTPAALAGPVQLFAGLPYPSYRLLLIGAGLAVALGLYLLVNNTRIGMLVRAGASNRQMAEFMGVRVGAVFAFVFALGAGLAALAGALMAPISAVQIGMGEAILIPALVVIVIGGIGSVRGAFVAALLVGLVDTAGRAFLPPALRAVLPPSVAADLGPALAGIAMYLLMAAVLTLKPAGLFPARG; via the coding sequence ATGGATGCCATCTTCGTCTTCGAGCAGCTGCTCAACGGCCTCGGCTACGGCCTGATGCTGTTCCTGATCGCCGCCGGGCTCACGCTGGTGTTCGGCATCATGGACACGATGAACCTCGCCCATGGCTCGCTGTACATGGCCGGCGCCTATGTCGCCGCGCGCGTGCATGAGGCCAGCGCCTCGTTCGCGCTCGCGGTGGCCGTGGCGGTCGCGGTGACGGTGGCGGTGGCGGCGGTGCTCGAAGTCCTCGTCGTCCGCCGCCTCTACCGGCGCGACCACCTGGTCCAGGTGCTCGCCACCTTCGGCATCATCCTGATCGCCGACGACGCGGTGAAGGCGATCTGGGGCGTGGCGCCGCTGCTGGCCTCGACGCCGGCGGCGCTGGCCGGGCCGGTGCAGCTCTTCGCGGGCCTGCCGTACCCGTCCTACCGCCTGCTGTTGATCGGCGCCGGGCTGGCGGTGGCGCTCGGGCTCTACCTGCTGGTCAACAACACCCGCATCGGCATGCTGGTGCGCGCCGGCGCCTCGAACCGGCAGATGGCGGAGTTCATGGGCGTGCGCGTGGGCGCGGTGTTCGCCTTCGTGTTCGCGCTCGGCGCCGGGCTCGCCGCGCTGGCGGGCGCGCTGATGGCGCCGATCAGCGCGGTGCAGATCGGCATGGGCGAGGCGATCCTGATTCCGGCGCTGGTGGTGATCGTGATCGGCGGCATCGGCTCGGTGCGCGGTGCCTTCGTCGCGGCGCTGCTGGTCGGCCTGGTGGACACCGCCGGGCGCGCCTTCCTGCCGCCGGCGCTGCGCGCGGTGCTGCCGCCCTCGGTGGCGGCCGACCTCGGTCCGGCGCTGGCCGGCATCGCGATGTACCTGCTGATGGCTGCGGTGCTGACGCTCAAGCCCGCGGGGCTGTTTCCGGCGCGCGGATGA
- the rng gene encoding ribonuclease G, translating to MSIEFLINFTPQETRVALVEQGVVQELHVERTASRGIVGNIYLGKVVRVLPGMQSAFVDIGLERTAFLHVADIWSDRQAGETARPIERILAEGQSLMVQVLKDPIGTKGARLSTQISLAGRLLVYLPQEKHIGISQRIEDEAEREALRARLTALVPEDEPGGFIVRTMAESASDEELAADIAYLRKLWAEISGSTVGLFPPRVLHEDLGLGQRTLRDLVTDETARIRVDSRENFQKLTAFAQEYTPKVLPLLEHYSGERPLFELYNVEEEIQKALARRVDLKSGGYLIIDQTEAMTTVDVNTGGFVGARNFDDTIFKTNLEASQAIARQLRLRNLGGIIIIDFIDMENVEHREMVLEEFRKALARDHTKMTINGFTALGLVEMTRKRTRESLAHLLCEPCPTCSGRGEVKTARTVAYEILRELLREARQFNAKEFRVLAAPNVIDLFLDEESQSLAMLSDFIGKKVSLHAEGSYTQEQYDIVLL from the coding sequence ATGAGCATCGAATTCCTCATCAACTTCACCCCGCAGGAAACCCGCGTCGCGCTCGTCGAGCAGGGCGTGGTGCAGGAACTGCACGTCGAACGCACCGCCAGCCGCGGCATCGTCGGCAACATCTACCTCGGCAAGGTGGTGCGCGTGCTGCCCGGCATGCAGTCGGCCTTCGTCGACATCGGCCTGGAGCGCACCGCCTTCCTGCACGTGGCCGACATCTGGAGCGACCGCCAGGCCGGCGAGACCGCGCGCCCGATCGAGCGCATCCTCGCCGAGGGCCAGAGCCTGATGGTGCAGGTGCTGAAGGACCCGATCGGCACCAAGGGCGCGCGCCTGTCGACGCAGATCAGCCTCGCCGGGCGGCTGCTGGTCTACCTGCCCCAGGAAAAGCACATCGGCATCTCGCAGCGCATCGAGGACGAGGCCGAGCGCGAGGCCCTGCGCGCCCGCCTCACCGCGCTGGTGCCGGAGGACGAGCCGGGCGGCTTCATCGTGCGCACGATGGCGGAGTCGGCCTCGGACGAGGAGCTCGCCGCCGACATCGCCTACCTGCGCAAGCTGTGGGCCGAGATCTCCGGTTCGACGGTGGGCCTGTTCCCGCCCAGGGTGCTGCACGAGGACCTGGGCCTGGGCCAGCGCACGCTGCGCGACCTGGTCACCGACGAGACCGCGCGCATCCGCGTCGACTCGCGGGAGAACTTCCAGAAGCTCACCGCCTTCGCGCAGGAATACACGCCCAAGGTGCTGCCGCTGCTCGAGCACTACAGCGGCGAGCGCCCGCTGTTCGAGCTCTACAACGTGGAAGAGGAGATCCAGAAGGCGCTCGCCCGCCGCGTGGACCTCAAGTCCGGCGGCTACCTGATCATCGACCAGACCGAGGCGATGACCACGGTGGATGTGAACACCGGCGGCTTCGTCGGCGCGCGCAACTTCGACGACACCATCTTCAAGACCAACCTCGAGGCCAGCCAGGCGATCGCCCGCCAGCTCCGGCTGCGCAACCTCGGCGGCATCATCATCATCGACTTCATCGACATGGAGAACGTCGAGCACCGCGAGATGGTGCTGGAGGAGTTCCGCAAGGCGCTGGCGCGCGACCACACCAAGATGACGATCAACGGCTTCACCGCGCTCGGCCTGGTGGAGATGACGCGCAAGCGCACCCGCGAGTCGCTCGCCCACCTGCTGTGCGAGCCCTGCCCGACCTGCAGCGGCCGCGGCGAGGTCAAGACCGCGCGCACGGTGGCCTACGAGATCCTGCGCGAGCTGCTGCGCGAGGCGCGCCAGTTCAACGCCAAGGAGTTCCGCGTGCTCGCCGCGCCCAACGTCATCGACCTCTTCCTCGACGAGGAGAGCCAGTCGCTGGCGATGCTGTCCGACTTCATCGGCAAGAAGGTGTCGCTCCACGCCGAGGGCAGCTACACCCAGGAACAATACGACATCGTGCTGCTGTGA
- a CDS encoding Maf family protein has translation MTVTPRIYLASKSPRRRELLRQIGVNFDVLTFRAGARGDDADVDETPLAGEAVDHYVERLALAKAEAGVRRVLWRRLLARPVLAADTTLELDGEIIGKPIDSADAHAILARLSGRQHRVLTAVAISDGERTRSRLSVSEVRFRTLSEHDIRRYVATGEPMDKAGAYGIQGHAAVFIEEIRGSYSGIMGLPLFETAALLEIFGYPV, from the coding sequence ATGACCGTCACCCCACGCATCTATCTCGCCTCGAAGAGCCCGCGCCGCCGCGAACTGCTGCGCCAGATCGGCGTCAATTTCGATGTCCTCACCTTCCGCGCCGGCGCGCGGGGCGACGATGCCGACGTCGATGAGACCCCGCTCGCAGGCGAGGCGGTGGATCACTACGTCGAGCGCCTCGCGCTCGCCAAGGCCGAGGCCGGCGTACGCCGGGTGCTGTGGCGCCGGCTGCTGGCGCGACCGGTGCTGGCCGCCGACACCACGCTCGAACTCGACGGCGAGATCATCGGCAAGCCGATTGACTCCGCCGATGCGCACGCCATCCTCGCCCGCCTGTCCGGCCGCCAGCACCGCGTGCTGACCGCGGTCGCGATCAGCGACGGCGAGCGCACCCGCAGCCGGCTGTCGGTCAGCGAGGTGCGCTTCCGCACCCTGTCCGAGCACGACATCCGCCGCTACGTCGCCACCGGCGAGCCGATGGACAAGGCCGGCGCCTACGGCATCCAGGGCCACGCTGCGGTCTTCATCGAGGAGATCCGCGGCAGCTACTCCGGGATCATGGGGCTGCCGCTGTTCGAGACCGCGGCCCTGCTCGAAATCTTCGGTTATCCGGTATGA
- a CDS encoding ABC transporter ATP-binding protein: MSLFRAEGLVKRFGGLLATDHVDLAVEAGEIHALIGPNGAGKSTLVNLISGLLPADAGRIVLDGTELGALAPHQRSRHGLARCFQITSVFRNDSVRDNLLLAVQAHAGSSFRCLARRDAEHALQQRAEALAQRVGLAEVLERNAGTLPHGVQKRLDVALALASRPKLLLLDEPMAGMGPEDSQQMVALIRSLSGEMAILLIEHDMDAVFQLADRISVLVYGKVLTSGDAAHVKGHPEVQSVYLGTEAAA, encoded by the coding sequence ATGAGCCTGTTCAGGGCGGAGGGCCTGGTCAAGCGCTTCGGCGGCCTGCTCGCCACCGACCACGTCGACCTCGCCGTCGAGGCGGGCGAGATCCATGCGCTGATCGGGCCGAACGGCGCGGGCAAATCCACCCTGGTCAACCTGATCTCCGGCCTGCTGCCGGCCGACGCTGGGCGCATCGTGCTCGACGGCACCGAGCTCGGCGCGCTCGCACCGCACCAGCGCAGCCGCCACGGCCTGGCGCGCTGCTTCCAGATCACCAGCGTGTTCCGCAACGACTCGGTGCGCGACAACCTGCTGCTGGCGGTGCAGGCGCACGCCGGCTCCAGCTTTCGTTGCCTGGCGCGGCGCGATGCCGAGCACGCGCTGCAGCAGCGCGCCGAGGCGCTGGCGCAGCGCGTGGGTCTGGCCGAGGTCCTCGAGCGCAACGCCGGCACCCTGCCGCACGGCGTGCAGAAGCGGCTGGACGTGGCGCTCGCGCTGGCCTCGCGGCCGAAGCTGCTGCTGCTCGACGAACCGATGGCGGGCATGGGGCCGGAGGACTCGCAGCAGATGGTGGCGCTGATCCGCAGCCTGTCCGGCGAGATGGCGATCCTGCTCATCGAGCACGACATGGACGCGGTGTTCCAGCTCGCCGACCGCATCTCGGTGCTGGTGTACGGCAAGGTGCTGACCTCGGGCGACGCCGCCCACGTGAAGGGGCATCCCGAGGTGCAGTCGGTCTATCTGGGCACGGAGGCGGCGGCATGA
- a CDS encoding ABC transporter substrate-binding protein → MLQMKKLSVALALCSAAALGASAHAADIKVGIALDISGPFSALGAEARDGFELAIEKLGGKLGGQPAEFIRTDFGGNPEQANQLVARYLQRDKIDFFTGPIGSNAALAVGPALFAAKVPYLSANPGPSAYAGEKCNPYFFAQYQNDTYDEAAGKVANEKGYQNVVLIAPNYPAGKDHLAGFKRLYKGAVKDEIYTKLGQIDYAAEIAQIRAAKPDAVFFFLPGAMGINFVKQFVGGGLKDIPLIAPGFSADEDVIQAVGEPMLGVLNTAHWTHDLQNPANAEFVSAFRKKYDGRYPSVYAAMAYDTLMAMDAAVRDVGGRIEDRDALLKALKNPSFQSLRGEFKYGANNFPVQNYYLREVGKDAEGRITNKLVGTTLERHQDAYVGACKM, encoded by the coding sequence ATGCTGCAGATGAAGAAGCTGTCCGTCGCCCTGGCGCTGTGCAGCGCTGCTGCCCTCGGCGCGAGCGCCCACGCCGCCGACATCAAGGTCGGCATCGCGCTCGACATTTCCGGCCCGTTCTCGGCGCTCGGCGCCGAGGCGCGCGACGGTTTCGAGCTGGCGATCGAGAAGCTGGGCGGCAAGCTCGGCGGGCAGCCGGCCGAATTCATCCGCACCGACTTCGGCGGCAACCCCGAGCAGGCCAACCAGCTCGTGGCGCGCTACCTGCAGCGCGACAAGATCGACTTCTTCACCGGCCCGATCGGCTCCAACGCCGCGCTCGCGGTCGGCCCGGCGCTGTTCGCCGCCAAGGTGCCCTACCTGTCGGCCAACCCCGGCCCGAGCGCCTACGCCGGCGAGAAGTGCAATCCCTACTTCTTCGCCCAGTACCAGAACGACACCTACGACGAGGCCGCCGGCAAGGTCGCCAACGAGAAGGGTTACCAGAACGTGGTGCTGATCGCCCCCAACTACCCGGCGGGCAAGGACCACCTCGCCGGCTTCAAGCGCCTGTACAAGGGCGCGGTCAAGGACGAGATCTACACCAAGCTCGGCCAGATCGACTACGCCGCCGAGATCGCACAGATCCGCGCCGCCAAGCCGGATGCGGTGTTCTTCTTCCTGCCCGGCGCGATGGGCATCAACTTCGTCAAGCAGTTCGTCGGCGGCGGCCTCAAGGACATCCCGCTGATCGCCCCCGGCTTCTCGGCCGACGAGGACGTGATCCAGGCCGTGGGCGAGCCGATGCTGGGCGTGCTCAACACCGCGCACTGGACGCACGACCTGCAGAACCCGGCCAACGCCGAGTTCGTCTCCGCCTTCCGCAAGAAGTACGACGGCCGCTACCCGTCCGTGTATGCGGCGATGGCCTACGACACCCTGATGGCGATGGATGCCGCGGTGCGCGACGTCGGCGGCAGGATCGAGGACCGCGACGCCCTGCTGAAGGCGCTGAAGAACCCCAGCTTCCAGTCGCTGCGCGGCGAGTTCAAGTACGGCGCCAACAACTTCCCGGTGCAGAACTACTACCTGCGCGAGGTCGGCAAGGACGCCGAGGGCCGCATCACCAACAAGCTGGTCGGCACCACGCTCGAGCGGCACCAGGACGCCTACGTCGGCGCGTGCAAGATGTAA
- the rsfS gene encoding ribosome silencing factor, with amino-acid sequence MDTPSLEKIVVAALEDIKARDIEVIDTSKHTPLFDRIVIASAESGRQTRALAQNVHDKVKEAGGEIIGTEGQETGEWVLVDLGNIVVHVMQPAVRAHYKLEELWSTPPASRRSAAH; translated from the coding sequence ATGGACACCCCCTCCCTCGAAAAGATCGTCGTCGCCGCGCTGGAAGACATCAAGGCGCGCGACATCGAAGTCATCGACACCTCGAAGCACACCCCGCTGTTCGACCGCATCGTCATCGCCAGCGCCGAATCCGGCCGGCAGACGCGCGCGCTGGCGCAGAACGTCCACGACAAGGTCAAGGAAGCCGGCGGCGAGATCATCGGCACCGAAGGCCAGGAGACCGGCGAATGGGTGCTGGTCGACCTCGGCAACATCGTCGTCCACGTGATGCAGCCCGCGGTGCGCGCGCACTACAAGCTCGAGGAACTGTGGAGCACGCCGCCGGCCAGCCGCCGCAGCGCCGCGCACTGA